Proteins encoded within one genomic window of Helicobacter sp. 'house sparrow 1':
- a CDS encoding M48 family metallopeptidase has translation MLLFLSVIFISLYILPKIYIDLVQISFVKKKLNSSPMILGEQDYKKAGIYAIQKLKFSICSTLYECVLFFCWIGFGFFALQDFVGKFFHNPYNYSLFFLLSFFLIYTLTHIPLSFYLTMVLDKKFGFSKTNFLLFLKDTLQGLLLTLVFSGLIGYVLIYLVSNFEFWWVYGFIFIVLVVLLINVLYPTIIAPIFNKFTPLEDENLKERIEGLLEEVDFKSNGIFVMDASKRDGRLNAYFGGLGKTKRVILFDTLLEKVSSDGLLAILGHELGHFKHKDIFKNLFFTILFIFILFVLMGCFTQEILKGLGLDGNSGSIFAFIVLLSPIFSFWMMPFIGYFSRKAEYNADNFSANLFSKSTLANALVRIVNENKAFPYSHPLYVFFYYTHPPLLDRLKALEYQF, from the coding sequence ATGTTGCTTTTTTTGTCTGTGATCTTCATATCACTGTATATCTTACCAAAAATCTACATTGACCTAGTTCAGATTTCTTTTGTGAAAAAAAAACTCAATTCTTCTCCTATGATTTTAGGAGAGCAGGATTATAAGAAAGCAGGGATATATGCGATACAGAAATTGAAATTTTCAATTTGTTCTACATTGTATGAGTGCGTGCTTTTTTTTTGCTGGATTGGTTTTGGTTTTTTTGCTCTGCAAGATTTTGTAGGAAAATTCTTTCATAATCCATATAACTACAGTCTGTTTTTTTTATTATCTTTTTTTCTTATTTACACACTCACTCATATTCCTCTTTCATTTTATCTCACAATGGTTCTTGATAAAAAGTTTGGCTTTAGCAAGACAAACTTTTTGCTTTTTTTAAAAGATACATTACAAGGTCTTTTGCTTACGCTAGTATTTAGTGGATTGATTGGTTATGTTTTGATTTATCTTGTTTCTAATTTTGAATTTTGGTGGGTTTATGGATTTATTTTTATTGTTTTGGTGGTGCTCCTGATTAATGTCCTTTATCCCACAATAATTGCTCCAATTTTTAATAAATTTACTCCCCTAGAAGATGAGAATTTAAAAGAGAGGATAGAGGGTCTTTTAGAAGAGGTAGATTTTAAAAGTAATGGAATCTTTGTAATGGATGCAAGCAAAAGGGATGGGAGGTTAAATGCATATTTTGGAGGATTGGGAAAAACCAAGCGTGTAATATTGTTTGATACTCTTTTAGAGAAAGTAAGCAGTGATGGTCTTTTGGCAATTTTAGGGCATGAGCTAGGTCATTTTAAACATAAAGATATTTTCAAAAATTTATTTTTTACCATTTTGTTTATATTTATTCTTTTTGTATTGATGGGTTGTTTTACCCAAGAGATATTAAAAGGACTGGGACTTGATGGCAATAGCGGTAGTATCTTTGCTTTTATTGTCTTGTTATCTCCTATTTTTAGCTTTTGGATGATGCCATTTATTGGATATTTTAGTCGTAAGGCTGAGTATAATGCTGATAATTTTAGTGCTAATTTATTCAGCAAATCCACATTGGCAAATGCATTGGTGAGGATTGTAAATGAGAATAAAGCCTTTCCATATTCTCATCCTCTTTATGTATTTTTTTATTATACCCATCCACCATTATTGGATCGTCTAAAGGCATTGGAGTATCAATTTTGA